The following are from one region of the Hydrogenimonas sp. SS33 genome:
- a CDS encoding AMP-binding protein, whose product MTVNTVRELLEKAAATHGDKIALNEGSVTYTYQELLEKVDSIALFLRAQNLPAGSRIGIYSAKSCDQVVAILAVMSTPYVFVPITRLLKPEQVKHIIEDAGIALMITGVKKIATVKEAGFTGPIVTYTPSQEADVSFEEILKCHRGTVECDIKGHDLAAITYTFASTGNPRGVVIDHRAFFDGAAIVSKYLHLGEEDVISGILSFNLDYGLNQIFNALYNRATLAIHRFVLPADFFAHLIDDEVTVLPLMPIHITRMFDEDPHRIPKPEHFKRLRAVTSSGGNLTPLMIKNVTTHFPDAAFYSMHGLSEAFRSAYLDPSQIHIRPDSIGKAVPDVELYIVNERGEACKPREVGELIHRGACIYRGYWNAPEETALRFKSIHTLDKVIAPEGHLTDEIVVASGDYVYADEEGYIYFVCRKDDMIKTRGFRVSPFEIESVVYKYIPEITECAVFSVPDEEIEEEIVMVYGGKREIPKNEILFELKKHLPHYMLPGQIVYRPDMPRKSLHSQEIDKEALRKEFL is encoded by the coding sequence ATGACCGTCAATACCGTCAGAGAACTGCTCGAAAAGGCCGCCGCCACCCACGGCGACAAAATCGCCCTCAATGAAGGCAGCGTCACCTACACCTACCAAGAACTTCTGGAAAAAGTCGACAGCATCGCCCTCTTCCTGCGTGCGCAGAACCTTCCCGCCGGCAGCCGCATCGGCATCTACTCCGCCAAGAGCTGCGACCAAGTCGTTGCTATTCTCGCGGTGATGTCCACCCCCTACGTCTTCGTGCCCATCACGCGGCTGCTCAAACCCGAACAGGTCAAACACATCATCGAAGATGCCGGCATCGCGCTGATGATCACGGGGGTCAAAAAGATCGCCACCGTCAAAGAGGCGGGATTTACCGGCCCCATCGTCACCTACACCCCTTCACAGGAAGCCGACGTCTCTTTCGAAGAGATCCTCAAGTGCCACAGAGGAACCGTCGAGTGCGACATCAAGGGCCACGACCTGGCGGCCATCACCTACACCTTCGCCTCCACGGGCAACCCCAGGGGCGTTGTCATCGACCACCGCGCCTTTTTCGACGGTGCCGCCATCGTCTCCAAATACCTGCACCTCGGCGAAGAGGATGTCATCAGCGGCATCCTCTCCTTCAACCTCGACTACGGCCTCAACCAGATCTTCAACGCCCTCTACAACCGCGCGACCCTGGCTATCCACCGCTTCGTTCTCCCCGCCGACTTCTTCGCCCACCTCATCGACGACGAAGTGACGGTGCTGCCGCTGATGCCGATCCACATTACCCGGATGTTCGACGAAGACCCCCACCGCATCCCCAAGCCGGAACACTTCAAACGGCTGCGGGCCGTCACCTCCTCCGGCGGCAACCTGACCCCGCTGATGATCAAAAACGTCACGACCCACTTCCCCGACGCCGCCTTCTACTCGATGCACGGGCTTAGCGAAGCCTTCCGCTCGGCCTACCTGGACCCGTCGCAGATCCACATCCGCCCCGACTCCATCGGCAAGGCGGTACCAGACGTGGAACTCTACATCGTCAACGAGCGGGGCGAAGCGTGCAAACCCAGGGAGGTGGGCGAACTGATCCACCGGGGCGCGTGCATCTACCGGGGCTACTGGAACGCCCCCGAAGAGACGGCGCTTCGCTTCAAAAGCATCCACACCCTCGACAAAGTAATCGCCCCAGAAGGCCACCTGACCGACGAAATCGTCGTCGCCAGCGGCGATTACGTCTATGCCGACGAAGAGGGGTACATCTACTTCGTCTGCCGGAAAGACGACATGATCAAAACCAGAGGCTTCCGCGTCAGCCCCTTCGAGATCGAGAGCGTCGTCTACAAATATATCCCCGAAATCACCGAATGCGCCGTCTTTTCGGTGCCCGACGAAGAGATCGAGGAGGAGATCGTCATGGTCTATGGCGGGAAGCGGGAGATTCCGAAAAACGAGATCCTTTTCGAGCTAAAAAAACACCTTCCCCACTACATGCTCCCGGGGCAGATTGTCTACCGCCCCGACATGCCCCGCAAATCGCTCCATAGCCAAGAGATCGACAAAGAGGCGCTGAGAAAAGAGTTTTTGTGA
- a CDS encoding glutamate mutase L, giving the protein MNPLMLDIGSTYFKVMENGRVRHWFRDFTRPIHDDLMDKCGGLVARHTPENIFICSSANGGLSTLILGLSESFSLKYAVNIAFNSGINIIDTVLLPRLAEATPPKEQVDVVILVGGIDGVAGFFGPETAAFLRQVDYSNIVYVGSDADIDFVKEAIENVVILDNIVDGKLKMRDKGLKTYLTDLYQADIMGKEEIKRLYDITANQIFSTPYIVNQALPAISQKLDVADPFIVIDIGGATTDIHYSRDLVSDNITGEGGYDRLVFKKLGVYKSRESLIHTARQNEYVFELLEYLGVTEDILEKQSEEATRVLMQLAIFLVLYKVSRHHGEYVELKLENLNSIVLTGGITKVLDEEDAEAILRFFYKKLLHFHQIPQLVLDHDYEIWTYGMEAVSAKERP; this is encoded by the coding sequence ATGAATCCGCTGATGCTCGATATCGGAAGCACCTATTTCAAGGTGATGGAAAACGGTAGGGTCCGCCACTGGTTCAGGGACTTCACCCGCCCCATCCATGACGACTTGATGGACAAATGCGGCGGCCTCGTCGCCCGGCACACGCCGGAGAATATCTTCATCTGCAGCTCCGCCAACGGCGGGCTCAGCACCCTCATTCTGGGGCTCAGTGAATCTTTCAGCCTCAAATACGCCGTCAACATCGCCTTCAATTCGGGCATCAACATCATCGACACGGTGCTGCTGCCGCGCCTTGCCGAGGCGACACCCCCAAAAGAGCAGGTGGATGTGGTGATCCTGGTCGGGGGCATCGACGGGGTGGCGGGGTTCTTCGGCCCCGAAACGGCCGCTTTCCTGCGCCAAGTCGACTACAGCAACATCGTCTACGTCGGAAGCGATGCCGACATCGATTTCGTCAAAGAGGCCATCGAAAATGTCGTCATTCTCGACAATATCGTCGACGGGAAGCTGAAGATGAGGGACAAGGGGCTCAAAACCTACCTCACCGACCTCTACCAGGCCGACATCATGGGCAAAGAGGAGATCAAGCGGCTCTACGACATCACCGCCAACCAGATCTTCTCGACCCCCTACATCGTCAACCAGGCGCTTCCTGCCATCTCCCAAAAACTGGATGTGGCCGACCCCTTTATCGTCATCGACATCGGGGGCGCGACGACCGATATCCACTACAGCCGCGACCTGGTGAGCGACAACATCACCGGCGAAGGGGGCTACGACCGTCTCGTCTTCAAGAAGCTCGGTGTCTACAAGTCCCGCGAAAGTCTTATCCACACGGCAAGACAGAACGAATATGTCTTCGAACTGCTGGAGTACCTGGGTGTGACGGAGGATATTTTGGAAAAACAGAGCGAAGAGGCGACGAGGGTGCTGATGCAGCTGGCCATCTTCCTGGTGCTCTACAAAGTCTCCCGCCACCACGGCGAGTATGTGGAGCTCAAACTCGAAAACCTCAACAGCATCGTCCTCACGGGCGGCATCACCAAAGTACTGGACGAAGAGGATGCGGAAGCGATACTGCGCTTCTTCTACAAAAAACTGCTCCATTTCCACCAGATTCCCCAGCTGGTGCTCGACCACGACTACGAAATCTGGACCTACGGAATGGAAGCGGTGAGCGCAAAGGAGAGACCATGA
- a CDS encoding methylaspartate mutase, with translation MSLFQRERAIITRNEYVDRFDFEEIEDFVKNADKNLFISHHFKTRDKMLVQPRGGFPTFEKVWKLYEEFTAAGVDVLPLTIDSNTRLNDYATAKKMLILSEENDVDMLNGYPLIIHGYRTTRRMMTHFNTPVSLRHGTPDARLLVEVAIASGIFEIEGGPITYLLPYSKNFPLDKAFLYWKYVERVCAHYSAFNEPINRESFGPLSATLQPPAIVIVIQLVEMLLSLEEGVKSFSVSFSQSGSMIQDVVTAKVLRKLAREYADRFGHTDASIHLVYHQWMGAFPRNKEFSDALITTSTVIAAMVGADKIIVKTRDEAFGIPTKEANARAVASVQYTLGMLKGIPPVEDEEEEAHLERMVREIMEAVLNDGADTLWRKVFNAIKKGHIEIPFSPHVINANEVITIRDPQENIRILERGKLPISDESFAYEKSKIRLQPGETVVEKIIKDIGIMQ, from the coding sequence ATGAGCCTCTTTCAAAGGGAGCGGGCCATCATCACCCGCAACGAGTATGTAGACCGCTTCGACTTCGAAGAGATCGAAGATTTCGTCAAAAACGCCGACAAGAACCTCTTCATCTCCCACCACTTCAAAACCCGCGACAAGATGCTGGTGCAGCCCCGCGGCGGTTTTCCCACCTTCGAAAAGGTGTGGAAGCTCTATGAGGAGTTCACCGCCGCCGGCGTGGACGTGCTGCCCCTGACCATCGACTCCAACACCCGCCTCAACGATTACGCCACCGCCAAGAAGATGCTCATTCTCAGCGAAGAGAACGACGTGGACATGCTCAACGGCTACCCCCTCATCATCCACGGCTACCGCACGACCCGCAGGATGATGACCCACTTCAACACCCCAGTGAGCCTGCGCCACGGCACGCCCGACGCCAGGCTGCTGGTGGAGGTGGCCATCGCCAGCGGCATCTTCGAGATCGAGGGCGGCCCCATCACCTACCTGCTCCCCTACTCCAAGAACTTCCCCCTGGACAAGGCCTTCCTCTACTGGAAATATGTGGAGCGGGTCTGCGCCCACTACTCGGCCTTCAACGAACCGATCAACAGGGAATCCTTCGGGCCGCTCAGCGCCACGCTCCAGCCCCCGGCCATCGTCATCGTCATCCAACTGGTGGAGATGCTGCTCTCCCTGGAAGAGGGGGTCAAGTCCTTTTCCGTCAGTTTCTCTCAGAGCGGCTCGATGATCCAGGATGTGGTGACGGCGAAGGTGTTGCGCAAACTGGCCCGCGAATACGCCGACCGCTTCGGCCACACCGACGCGTCGATCCACCTGGTATACCACCAGTGGATGGGGGCTTTCCCCCGGAACAAGGAGTTTTCCGACGCTCTCATTACCACCTCCACCGTCATCGCCGCCATGGTGGGCGCCGACAAGATCATCGTCAAGACCCGTGACGAAGCTTTCGGCATCCCCACCAAGGAGGCCAACGCCCGGGCCGTCGCCAGCGTGCAGTACACCCTGGGGATGCTCAAGGGCATTCCCCCCGTCGAGGACGAAGAGGAGGAGGCCCACCTGGAGCGGATGGTCAGGGAGATCATGGAAGCGGTCCTCAACGACGGGGCCGACACCCTTTGGCGCAAAGTCTTCAACGCCATCAAAAAGGGGCATATCGAGATCCCCTTCTCCCCCCACGTCATCAACGCCAACGAAGTGATCACCATCCGCGACCCCCAGGAGAATATCCGCATCCTGGAGAGGGGGAAGCTTCCCATCAGCGACGAGAGTTTCGCCTACGAAAAGAGCAAAATCCGCCTCCAACCTGGCGAGACGGTGGTGGAGAAGATCATCAAAGACATAGGGATCATGCAATGA
- the glmS gene encoding methylaspartate mutase subunit S — protein sequence MKVVTGVVGNDIHVVANRLIEISLKERGFTVYNLGVNTYLEEFLDAMLETDADVLLISSLNGEAEGWCRDLKILRQNYRFRKDPLFVIGGNLAVGEVKEEEIVPKFKNFGFDLVYHQKDINASLDEVQARLKERVS from the coding sequence ATGAAAGTGGTCACCGGCGTCGTTGGCAATGACATTCACGTCGTCGCCAACCGGCTTATCGAAATCTCTTTGAAAGAGCGGGGTTTTACTGTCTACAACCTGGGGGTCAACACCTACCTGGAGGAGTTTTTAGACGCCATGCTCGAAACGGATGCGGACGTACTTCTCATCTCCTCCCTCAACGGGGAGGCCGAGGGATGGTGCCGCGACCTGAAGATTCTGCGGCAGAATTACCGTTTCCGCAAAGACCCCCTCTTCGTCATCGGGGGCAATCTGGCGGTGGGCGAAGTGAAGGAAGAGGAGATCGTCCCCAAATTCAAAAACTTCGGCTTCGACCTGGTCTACCACCAGAAGGACATCAATGCATCGCTTGACGAAGTGCAGGCGCGTCTGAAAGAGCGGGTCTCATGA
- the rraA gene encoding ribonuclease E activity regulator RraA: MKFYTADICDELQDEVQVFEPVFKPYGGVEAAFGPIRTLRLERNNTELIAMLKEPGNDAFLVVDVAAEYWAVVGENLMKLAHHNGWAGILVNGYVRDIHVTQTVPVGLWALGTCPRKSFEHNPAERGVPLSFGGVELKEGEWLLADRDGVIVVTDEAMERLQEKLF; the protein is encoded by the coding sequence ATGAAATTCTACACGGCCGACATTTGCGACGAACTGCAGGATGAGGTGCAGGTTTTCGAGCCCGTTTTCAAACCCTATGGCGGGGTGGAGGCGGCTTTCGGGCCCATACGCACGCTCAGGCTGGAGCGTAATAACACGGAACTCATCGCCATGCTCAAGGAGCCCGGGAACGACGCCTTTTTGGTGGTGGATGTCGCTGCCGAATATTGGGCCGTCGTGGGGGAGAATCTGATGAAGCTAGCCCACCACAACGGCTGGGCCGGCATCCTGGTCAACGGCTACGTCCGCGACATTCATGTCACCCAAACCGTGCCGGTGGGGCTCTGGGCACTGGGGACCTGTCCGCGCAAGAGTTTCGAGCATAACCCCGCCGAGCGCGGCGTGCCGCTCAGTTTCGGCGGTGTGGAGCTGAAAGAGGGGGAGTGGCTTCTTGCCGACCGCGACGGGGTCATCGTTGTGACGGACGAGGCGATGGAGCGGCTGCAGGAGAAACTTTTTTAG
- a CDS encoding c-type cytochrome gives MKTNIVTALLLGAASLWASPEGAKVYENYCKACHTLQPPSAMARSQAMKAPPMMMVAHRVRRFVGGDKVRFVAFVTDYIRHPDRSKGVCMPMAYRRFGTMPPIGASMSVKERRSVAEWIYERFKSTGGAWMGHGGMGKGCRMGGMHGPMQERP, from the coding sequence ATGAAAACGAATATCGTAACGGCCCTGCTTCTGGGCGCTGCGTCCCTATGGGCATCCCCGGAAGGCGCCAAAGTCTACGAAAACTACTGCAAGGCGTGCCACACGCTTCAACCTCCGTCGGCGATGGCCCGGAGCCAGGCGATGAAAGCGCCTCCCATGATGATGGTCGCCCACCGGGTCCGCCGTTTTGTCGGCGGTGACAAAGTACGCTTTGTCGCCTTCGTCACCGATTACATCCGGCATCCCGACCGCTCCAAAGGGGTCTGCATGCCCATGGCGTACCGGCGCTTCGGCACGATGCCCCCCATCGGTGCCTCTATGAGCGTAAAGGAGCGCCGCAGCGTCGCCGAGTGGATATACGAGCGTTTCAAAAGCACCGGCGGCGCATGGATGGGCCACGGCGGCATGGGAAAAGGGTGCCGCATGGGCGGTATGCACGGCCCGATGCAGGAGAGGCCATGA
- a CDS encoding PepSY domain-containing protein codes for MRRILSLLACFVIVAAAGENITPQEHNRFHNSNHRPTIRLQKERTMQELVRIDRSQARKIAREKCPDAGIEKIELRHRNRLIYWQVTTPACRLKIDAVSGSIIEKENRK; via the coding sequence ATGAGAAGAATCCTTTCGCTTCTCGCCTGCTTCGTCATCGTTGCCGCGGCAGGGGAGAACATCACGCCCCAGGAGCACAACCGCTTCCACAACAGCAACCACCGGCCCACCATCCGGCTGCAGAAAGAGCGGACGATGCAGGAGCTGGTGCGGATAGACCGCTCTCAGGCCCGAAAGATCGCCAGGGAAAAGTGTCCCGATGCCGGCATAGAAAAGATAGAGCTTCGCCACCGCAACCGGTTGATCTACTGGCAGGTGACTACCCCGGCGTGCCGGTTGAAAATCGACGCCGTGAGCGGATCGATCATCGAGAAGGAGAATCGGAAATGA
- a CDS encoding TolC family protein: protein MKKILLLGAGFVLLFAQEYRTFERQVLEKAPEIEALHLQRDVARLEGEKRLRYDNPSLEVEGSRFDADAGGDENGWRAALNQPFRVFGLGDDLKAYAQALQTIAATGYEKGVAAMKRELRTLYTGYVLAVRQKALLKERTALAERLERIAQERFREGGGTKARVMQASLQRIDAESKLLEQERRIQARYYALLKAAQTEGHPSLAAAFLYPVEKVETVKGPANPSLAQLEAESKRYEAESKVNDRSVKSWNLFTEYEEEPDQSIARIGVGVALPLFNRNAQERQIASIRAKQKRLEALKLRRQQRVQIASLKSRLENLARTYRTLEKQKKKLEALLALFTEGYKTSQISLLDLIETQKSLIETKGRLLQTQYLANLYRINIEYLEGTLQ from the coding sequence ATGAAAAAGATTTTACTGCTTGGCGCGGGTTTCGTTCTGCTGTTCGCTCAGGAGTACAGGACATTCGAACGGCAAGTCCTCGAAAAAGCGCCCGAAATCGAAGCGCTGCATCTGCAACGGGATGTGGCGAGACTGGAAGGCGAAAAACGCCTGCGTTATGACAACCCCTCCCTGGAGGTGGAAGGGAGCCGTTTCGATGCCGATGCGGGCGGCGACGAGAACGGATGGCGGGCGGCGCTGAACCAGCCCTTCCGGGTTTTCGGCCTCGGCGATGACCTGAAAGCCTATGCCCAGGCGCTGCAGACGATCGCCGCTACCGGGTATGAAAAGGGGGTCGCCGCTATGAAGAGAGAGCTTCGCACCCTCTATACCGGCTATGTCCTGGCGGTACGCCAAAAGGCGCTCTTGAAGGAGCGGACCGCCCTGGCCGAAAGGCTGGAGCGGATCGCGCAGGAGCGTTTCAGGGAAGGGGGCGGCACGAAGGCGCGGGTGATGCAGGCATCGTTGCAGCGTATCGACGCCGAGTCGAAGCTCCTTGAGCAGGAACGGCGCATTCAGGCGCGCTACTACGCCCTGCTTAAAGCGGCCCAGACGGAGGGGCACCCCTCCCTCGCCGCGGCCTTCCTCTATCCCGTCGAAAAGGTCGAAACTGTCAAAGGGCCCGCCAACCCTTCGCTCGCGCAGCTCGAAGCGGAGTCGAAACGTTACGAAGCGGAGTCGAAGGTGAACGACCGCAGCGTCAAGTCGTGGAACCTCTTTACCGAGTATGAAGAGGAGCCTGACCAGTCCATCGCACGTATCGGCGTGGGGGTGGCGCTGCCGCTTTTCAACCGAAACGCCCAGGAGCGGCAGATCGCTTCCATTAGAGCCAAACAGAAGCGGCTGGAGGCGCTGAAGCTGCGGCGGCAGCAGAGAGTACAGATCGCGTCGCTGAAGAGCCGGCTGGAGAATCTGGCGCGAACCTACCGCACCCTCGAAAAGCAGAAAAAGAAGTTAGAAGCGCTTCTGGCCCTCTTTACGGAGGGGTACAAAACGTCGCAGATCTCCCTGCTCGACCTCATCGAAACCCAAAAGAGCCTCATCGAAACCAAAGGGCGCCTGCTGCAGACGCAGTATCTGGCCAATCTCTACCGAATCAATATCGAATACCTGGAAGGAACATTGCAATGA
- a CDS encoding efflux RND transporter periplasmic adaptor subunit has protein sequence MKKSLIFLLASFLTLYAAGIETDVAVQKRFGKTVRTNAKVVQLSNQRQEIVSRIGGHLERYFVKPGAEVRRGDAVAKIKSLELSRMSAEYLALKTKRRSAKERLESTRRLYAKGLASRQDLNREEMALASIDASLNTLASQLHSLGIDAKKLTKATDTLVIRAHMDGRIEKLNLPLHANFTAETPIVSLVQKSGYYAIAYLNIEDALHAPKGVKGRFTLGDESFACRYLYLMPGVDEETQRAQMLFWVESAKKPLLLNAYGEMRLQMPPYKTQTVVKRTGLTMLEGEWVLFVPAKEKEHEEEEEHEHHKALPYEPRVVEVLGTFGEEAAVRGIAPGEAYVSDGVWFVKSMLLKSELGEHGH, from the coding sequence ATGAAAAAGAGTCTTATCTTTCTATTGGCCTCGTTTCTGACTCTCTACGCCGCTGGCATCGAAACGGATGTGGCGGTTCAGAAACGTTTCGGAAAAACGGTGCGTACCAACGCCAAGGTCGTGCAGCTGAGCAACCAGCGCCAGGAGATCGTCTCCCGCATCGGGGGCCATCTGGAGCGCTATTTCGTCAAGCCCGGCGCGGAGGTCAGACGCGGCGACGCGGTGGCGAAGATCAAGTCGCTGGAACTTTCCCGCATGAGTGCGGAGTACCTCGCTCTCAAAACCAAGCGGCGTTCCGCCAAAGAGCGGCTCGAATCGACCCGGCGGCTCTACGCCAAGGGGCTCGCTTCCAGGCAGGACCTCAACCGCGAAGAGATGGCGCTCGCCTCCATCGACGCCAGCCTCAACACGCTGGCGAGCCAGCTGCACTCCCTGGGCATCGATGCAAAAAAGCTCACGAAAGCGACGGACACCCTGGTCATTCGCGCCCATATGGACGGCCGCATCGAGAAACTCAACCTTCCCCTTCACGCCAACTTCACTGCCGAGACCCCCATCGTCTCCCTGGTGCAAAAAAGCGGTTACTACGCCATCGCCTATCTGAATATAGAAGATGCCCTCCATGCGCCCAAAGGGGTCAAAGGGCGCTTCACATTAGGAGACGAGAGCTTCGCCTGCCGCTACCTCTACCTGATGCCGGGGGTGGACGAAGAGACCCAGCGGGCCCAGATGCTTTTCTGGGTCGAAAGTGCCAAAAAGCCCCTTCTTCTCAACGCCTACGGTGAAATGAGGCTGCAGATGCCCCCTTATAAAACACAGACCGTGGTCAAACGCACGGGCCTGACGATGCTTGAGGGAGAGTGGGTGCTCTTCGTTCCCGCCAAAGAGAAAGAGCATGAAGAAGAGGAGGAGCATGAACACCACAAAGCCCTCCCCTATGAACCCCGCGTCGTCGAGGTGCTGGGAACCTTCGGCGAAGAAGCGGCGGTCAGGGGCATCGCGCCCGGCGAGGCCTACGTCAGCGACGGGGTCTGGTTCGTCAAGTCGATGCTGCTCAAGTCCGAACTGGGCGAGCATGGGCATTGA